From [Clostridium] symbiosum, a single genomic window includes:
- a CDS encoding alcohol dehydrogenase catalytic domain-containing protein — MEDRMKALRLYGPMDMRLEERPVPSCREDEMVIRVLGCGICGSDLKNFAGGHEWNAPPEERFIETPVTAGHEFYGEIVKKGENVTDYELGELMISEQIIPCKECRFCKNGQYWMCQNLKMYGFQREAEGGFAQYMRIHRRGINHHIPKHFTVEQAALIEPYACSMHAVERAGIRHEDVVVVSGLGAIGLGMVTMARLAIPKLIIGLDLRENRRALAEKFGADLVLDPSQCNVAEEILKRTDGYGCDVYLEAAGSEASVRQGLKAVRSLGRYVQFGIFAKDIMADWNIIGDGKEIDVLGSHLGPGCFEAVIAGIDRGLIATEGVVTHKFALEKWDEAYAAAVHDPSAIKVVMTPNARGRGEKL, encoded by the coding sequence ATGGAAGATAGGATGAAAGCGCTGCGCCTGTATGGGCCGATGGATATGCGGCTGGAGGAACGGCCGGTTCCCTCCTGCCGGGAAGATGAAATGGTCATCCGGGTTCTGGGCTGCGGCATCTGCGGTTCGGATCTGAAAAATTTTGCAGGCGGCCACGAGTGGAACGCGCCGCCCGAGGAGCGGTTTATCGAGACGCCTGTCACGGCGGGACATGAGTTCTACGGTGAAATCGTCAAAAAGGGAGAGAACGTAACGGATTATGAACTGGGGGAACTGATGATTTCGGAGCAGATCATCCCCTGCAAGGAGTGCCGGTTTTGTAAGAATGGCCAGTATTGGATGTGCCAGAATCTAAAAATGTACGGATTCCAGAGGGAGGCGGAAGGGGGATTTGCCCAGTATATGCGGATTCACCGCCGGGGAATCAATCACCATATCCCAAAGCATTTTACAGTGGAGCAGGCGGCTCTAATCGAGCCGTACGCATGCAGTATGCACGCCGTGGAGCGGGCGGGAATCCGCCACGAGGACGTCGTAGTCGTGAGTGGATTGGGAGCGATTGGGCTCGGTATGGTGACGATGGCCCGCCTGGCTATCCCAAAGCTTATCATCGGCCTGGATTTGAGAGAAAACCGGCGCGCCCTGGCTGAAAAATTCGGCGCGGATCTGGTCCTGGATCCGTCCCAGTGCAATGTCGCAGAGGAGATCCTGAAACGGACGGACGGCTACGGCTGCGATGTCTATCTGGAGGCCGCGGGAAGCGAGGCCAGCGTCAGGCAGGGGTTGAAGGCTGTCCGAAGCCTGGGCCGTTACGTCCAGTTCGGTATATTTGCAAAGGACATCATGGCCGACTGGAATATCATCGGGGATGGGAAGGAGATCGATGTTCTGGGCTCCCATCTGGGGCCGGGCTGTTTCGAGGCGGTTATTGCCGGGATAGACAGAGGACTAATCGCGACGGAAGGTGTGGTAACTCATAAATTTGCATTAGAAAAGTGGGACGAGGCATACGCCGCTGCAGTCCATGATCCGTCAGCGATCAAAGTGGTGATGACGCCGAATGCGCGGGGAAGGGGAGAAAAATTATGA
- a CDS encoding alcohol dehydrogenase catalytic domain-containing protein: MPRVEQDGILIRVEAAGICGSDLHISTETPPFPVVLGHEVTGTIVEMGGRANDAMYIYGGPLKTGDRIVLYPTVTCGHCANCLDYGNGAYSVCEKPFGYGDWFPYQGAGDYERRSGEPALTGGFSEYMYIYPGTYLWKVPESMPAERAVLLDPLAVAVRTVELAMRCPGTMENCLDETRTALVIGDGPIGALTAFYLRMLGTGRIVVAGGRKKRLEMCGQMAEADLLLNYKTQSLEERKEKIGELTGGRGADVVFQCVGTGQAFCDGIHLMKRLGTLVECGNAMKPSPVTFDPFADLCAKHATLIGMTVNTPPCLPQGIPDSV; the protein is encoded by the coding sequence ATGCCCCGGGTAGAGCAAGACGGAATCCTGATCCGGGTGGAGGCAGCCGGAATCTGCGGCTCGGATCTCCACATCAGCACGGAGACGCCGCCGTTTCCCGTCGTGCTGGGACACGAAGTGACCGGGACGATAGTGGAGATGGGAGGACGGGCAAATGACGCAATGTACATTTATGGAGGACCGCTAAAAACGGGAGACCGGATTGTCCTCTATCCGACGGTCACCTGCGGACATTGCGCTAACTGCCTGGACTACGGAAACGGCGCCTATTCCGTCTGCGAGAAGCCCTTCGGCTACGGCGACTGGTTCCCCTATCAGGGGGCAGGCGATTATGAGCGCCGGTCAGGGGAGCCGGCCCTGACCGGCGGTTTCTCGGAATATATGTATATCTATCCGGGGACGTATCTGTGGAAAGTACCGGAGTCCATGCCGGCCGAGAGAGCAGTTCTTTTGGATCCTCTGGCGGTGGCGGTCAGGACGGTGGAACTGGCCATGCGCTGCCCCGGCACCATGGAAAACTGCCTGGATGAGACCAGGACGGCTCTGGTCATCGGGGACGGGCCGATCGGGGCTCTGACTGCTTTTTATCTACGGATGCTGGGGACTGGCAGGATCGTGGTGGCCGGCGGCCGGAAGAAGCGGCTTGAGATGTGCGGCCAAATGGCTGAGGCTGATTTACTGCTGAATTACAAGACCCAGAGCCTGGAAGAGCGGAAGGAGAAAATCGGAGAACTGACAGGAGGCAGAGGGGCGGATGTGGTCTTCCAGTGTGTGGGGACCGGGCAGGCCTTCTGCGACGGGATTCACCTCATGAAGCGCCTGGGGACGCTGGTGGAGTGCGGGAACGCTATGAAACCGTCCCCCGTAACCTTTGATCCCTTTGCGGATCTCTGCGCAAAACATGCCACGCTGATTGGGATGACGGTAAACACCCCCCCATGCCTTCCACAAGGCATTCCGGATTCTGTGTGA
- a CDS encoding ABC transporter permease — protein sequence MKGKKIQLSTISVFIILAAEILFFALTADNFFSSSNLLSVGRQVSMTGIAAVGMTILLLVGGIDISVGTMCAFTGVVCTKLVVQGQLPIWLAVIITLMVGACCGAVNGFMCTYFKIPAMIGTMAMQTIAKGAAYLLTGGIPIYGLPDSFRVFGQGYIGKIPVPLCIMVAVFILGFVLLEKTYFGRHIYAVGGNQEAARLSGINTTRVQMICYIACSTLAAVAGIIMASRVNSGQPSVGVGFEMDAITASVLSGVSLMGGEGRIVNVVAGVLIMGILSNGMVMLDLTEYTQWLVKGIVLLFAVAVNNVQKGLVKKHA from the coding sequence TTGAAAGGTAAAAAAATACAATTGTCAACGATCAGCGTGTTTATCATCCTGGCTGCGGAGATCCTGTTTTTTGCGCTGACGGCGGATAATTTCTTCAGCTCGTCCAATCTTCTGAGCGTGGGGCGGCAGGTTTCCATGACCGGTATAGCGGCCGTGGGAATGACCATCCTTCTCCTGGTCGGTGGAATCGATATTTCGGTGGGAACGATGTGTGCGTTTACCGGGGTGGTCTGTACCAAATTAGTGGTGCAGGGGCAGCTGCCGATCTGGCTGGCCGTGATCATCACACTGATGGTGGGCGCGTGCTGCGGCGCCGTCAACGGCTTTATGTGTACATATTTTAAAATCCCGGCTATGATCGGAACGATGGCCATGCAGACCATTGCCAAAGGCGCTGCCTACCTTCTGACGGGAGGGATTCCGATCTACGGCCTGCCCGACAGCTTCCGGGTATTCGGACAGGGGTATATCGGTAAAATCCCGGTGCCGCTCTGCATTATGGTGGCCGTATTTATCCTCGGTTTTGTGCTTCTGGAAAAAACGTATTTTGGACGTCACATTTATGCGGTCGGAGGGAACCAGGAGGCCGCGCGTTTATCCGGCATTAACACCACAAGAGTGCAGATGATCTGCTATATCGCATGCAGCACCTTGGCGGCGGTTGCCGGCATTATCATGGCTTCCCGCGTCAATTCGGGCCAGCCGTCGGTGGGGGTTGGTTTTGAGATGGATGCCATCACGGCTTCCGTCTTAAGCGGAGTCAGCCTGATGGGCGGCGAAGGCCGTATCGTCAATGTGGTGGCCGGCGTTCTGATTATGGGAATTCTGTCCAACGGTATGGTTATGCTGGATTTGACCGAATATACACAGTGGCTGGTTAAAGGAATCGTCCTGCTCTTTGCGGTGGCGGTGAATAATGTTCAGAAAGGGCTGGTGAAAAAACATGCTTAA
- a CDS encoding sugar ABC transporter ATP-binding protein — translation MAVPSLTVRNLTKTFPGVKALNDASIEFYPGEVHALLGENGAGKSTLCKILSGAYGADSGEIYIDGRQYQGFTPSEAKKAGIGIIYQEFNLVPALSVYENLFLGKEIRNGIMLKRSEMIRRTKEVFDRLKVSLDPARPVGELSIAYQQLVEIGKAIYENAKILIMDEPTAPLTGQEVGVLFEIIRDLKRQGITIIYISHRIEELFELAEKVTVMCDGRVIRTLNTAETTRRELVSLMVGRELGESYPEKGDSCTGETALQVSHLTTGKLKDVSFEVRAGEILGFAGLVGAGRTEIARAVFGADVRTLGEISVHGRPVPIRTPSDAIRAGICLIPEDRKGQGIHLHLSVRNNISLTRVKSLSRFMMVQRGKEQKLIDQYIHALEIKTPSDAQLTDHLSGGNQQKVVLSKWLAANCNIMIFDEPTRGIDVGAKQEIYQLMANLRREGKAIIMISSELPELIGMSDRIMVMHEGRLSGFLSGSEVTQSAILELASGGSRENSLGVES, via the coding sequence GTGGCGGTTCCAAGTTTGACGGTCAGAAATCTGACCAAAACATTTCCGGGGGTGAAAGCGCTAAACGACGCCAGCATCGAGTTTTATCCGGGTGAGGTTCACGCTCTTCTGGGAGAGAACGGGGCGGGAAAATCAACTCTGTGTAAAATCCTGTCGGGCGCCTATGGAGCGGACAGCGGAGAGATCTACATAGACGGACGGCAGTATCAGGGGTTCACCCCATCGGAAGCAAAGAAGGCCGGGATCGGCATTATCTATCAGGAATTCAATCTGGTTCCGGCATTGAGCGTATATGAAAATCTGTTTCTGGGGAAAGAAATCCGAAATGGGATCATGCTGAAGCGCAGCGAGATGATCCGGCGGACGAAAGAAGTTTTCGACCGACTGAAGGTTTCCCTGGATCCGGCGCGGCCGGTGGGGGAACTCAGCATCGCCTATCAGCAGCTGGTGGAGATCGGGAAAGCCATCTATGAAAATGCAAAAATCCTGATCATGGACGAGCCGACGGCTCCTCTGACAGGGCAGGAGGTCGGCGTCCTGTTCGAGATCATCCGGGATCTGAAACGCCAGGGAATCACGATTATCTATATTTCGCACAGAATCGAGGAGCTCTTTGAGCTGGCGGAGAAAGTAACAGTTATGTGCGACGGCCGCGTGATCCGCACCCTGAATACGGCCGAGACCACCCGCAGGGAATTAGTCAGCCTGATGGTGGGCCGGGAGCTGGGAGAGAGCTACCCTGAAAAAGGGGATAGCTGTACAGGGGAGACGGCGCTTCAGGTTTCCCATCTGACGACCGGCAAATTAAAAGATGTGTCATTTGAAGTCCGCGCAGGAGAAATACTCGGCTTTGCCGGGTTGGTGGGAGCCGGGCGCACCGAGATTGCCAGGGCGGTTTTCGGAGCGGATGTCCGGACTTTGGGAGAGATTTCAGTGCATGGCCGGCCGGTCCCGATCCGGACGCCGTCCGATGCGATCCGGGCGGGTATCTGCCTGATTCCGGAGGATAGAAAGGGGCAGGGAATTCACCTGCACCTGAGTGTACGGAACAATATCTCGCTCACCAGGGTAAAATCTTTAAGCCGGTTTATGATGGTACAGAGGGGGAAGGAGCAGAAACTGATTGATCAATACATTCATGCTCTGGAGATTAAGACCCCGTCCGACGCACAGTTGACCGACCATCTCTCCGGTGGAAACCAGCAGAAGGTGGTGCTCTCCAAATGGCTGGCGGCTAACTGCAATATCATGATATTTGACGAACCGACCCGCGGCATAGACGTGGGGGCGAAGCAGGAGATTTACCAGCTGATGGCAAATCTGCGCAGGGAAGGAAAGGCGATTATCATGATATCCTCCGAGCTTCCGGAGCTGATTGGGATGAGCGATCGAATTATGGTGATGCACGAAGGGCGGTTGAGCGGCTTCCTGAGCGGTTCAGAGGTGACGCAGAGTGCAATATTGGAACTTGCTTCCGGCGGAAGCAGGGAAAATAGTTTGGGGGTGGAATCTTGA
- a CDS encoding sugar ABC transporter substrate-binding protein: protein MKKMLNLALAVCLVCTSLSGCSAKESGSAAKTPETPAADAVAPADTSAPANEAGSAESASADSGKKMKIGLSVMDLSNSYFAEFSNGAQKYADENGIDLVINDPQSDTQKQVSAIENFVSSGCDAIIVSALDAESSRGAIAEAEAAGIRVITETTFIEEATSCVTFEEYNFGYALGTAAGKWISEELGGKAEYAILNQPTLPQVIERENGIRAGIEEYAPDAELAATAAANLTDTGMRAAENILQAHPDVQVILGVNDSGALGAYEAVMASGVNTDHFFVGGCDGASEALSKIKEGTIYRASAGLELPNEDIGRLCMDYAVKAANGEKLESIYYLDCVAIDGSNVDTYLTN from the coding sequence ATGAAGAAAATGCTCAACCTGGCGCTCGCTGTTTGTCTGGTCTGTACATCCCTGAGCGGCTGTTCCGCAAAAGAAAGCGGTTCCGCGGCGAAAACACCGGAGACTCCGGCTGCGGATGCTGTGGCTCCCGCGGACACGTCTGCCCCTGCAAATGAGGCGGGTTCCGCCGAAAGCGCCTCGGCGGACAGCGGGAAAAAGATGAAAATCGGCCTGTCGGTCATGGACCTGTCGAACTCTTATTTTGCCGAGTTTTCCAACGGAGCGCAGAAGTACGCGGATGAGAACGGGATCGATCTCGTCATCAACGATCCACAGTCAGACACCCAGAAACAGGTATCTGCAATTGAGAATTTCGTCAGCTCAGGCTGCGACGCCATCATCGTCAGCGCTCTGGACGCAGAGTCCAGCAGAGGCGCTATTGCGGAGGCGGAGGCAGCCGGAATCCGCGTGATCACGGAGACGACATTCATCGAGGAGGCCACCAGCTGCGTGACATTTGAAGAGTATAATTTCGGCTATGCGCTGGGCACGGCGGCAGGCAAATGGATCTCAGAGGAGCTGGGCGGCAAGGCGGAATATGCCATTTTAAACCAGCCGACACTTCCGCAGGTGATCGAGCGTGAGAACGGAATCAGGGCCGGAATTGAGGAGTATGCGCCGGATGCAGAACTGGCGGCCACGGCGGCTGCGAACCTGACTGACACCGGCATGCGCGCGGCGGAGAACATTCTTCAGGCCCACCCGGATGTACAGGTGATTCTGGGCGTAAATGACAGCGGGGCGCTGGGAGCATACGAGGCAGTTATGGCCTCCGGAGTAAACACCGACCACTTCTTTGTCGGCGGCTGTGACGGCGCGTCGGAAGCGCTCTCCAAGATCAAAGAAGGGACGATCTATCGGGCGTCCGCTGGTCTGGAGCTGCCCAATGAGGATATCGGACGCCTCTGCATGGATTATGCGGTCAAAGCGGCGAACGGGGAAAAGCTGGAGAGTATCTATTATCTCGATTGTGTGGCCATCGACGGCTCCAACGTGGATACTTACCTGACCAATTAA
- a CDS encoding FGGY-family carbohydrate kinase yields the protein MAVMGVDIGTSGCKASAVGADGEILAGAYREYTPKATSDGGQELDSRQVMKDAMEVLRETAVRCGGEKIEAISVSSLGESVVPLSRTGEILADAIIYSDSRGEDVEKELAGRVDRERFFEKTGYAPSRVSSVCRIMWLKKHKPEIYRQASFFLPMNSLLLFLLGAKPHIDYTLASTTEMFDIWEKKWDREILKAARLPETLLPPAVEPGTVVGTIQDGTAGRLGLPRGVLLVAGGHDQQCVSLGAGVIRDGDVLDGMGSVEAVGAVAGRPPDLRLLAKYNLSVEPHVIPGKYSIYGCTMTAGRAVKWFRDCFCQDLVLAAVQERKDVYDLMFDMVPREQNNVIWIPYFSGAGTPFNDPEAKSILLGADLKTGRGELFAALLEGIAFELQLNLECLEAAGVTLGEIHAVGGLAKNERYLRMKADLMGRDIVTLSSNEVGTLGAAILAMKAAGGCRTMEEAADVMVKVKKRIRREPDHFSYYQNKYDRYKENHPWYVRSGIGQLHVSHKKI from the coding sequence ATGGCAGTAATGGGTGTGGATATCGGCACTTCCGGCTGTAAAGCTTCTGCCGTCGGGGCGGACGGGGAGATACTGGCGGGCGCCTACCGGGAGTATACTCCCAAAGCGACGTCAGACGGAGGCCAGGAACTGGACAGCCGGCAGGTGATGAAAGATGCGATGGAGGTGCTGCGGGAGACCGCGGTCCGGTGCGGCGGAGAAAAGATTGAGGCAATCAGCGTTTCATCGCTGGGGGAATCCGTAGTTCCGTTGAGCCGGACGGGAGAGATTTTGGCCGACGCCATCATTTACTCCGATTCCAGGGGAGAGGATGTGGAAAAAGAGCTGGCCGGCCGCGTGGATCGGGAGCGCTTTTTTGAGAAAACGGGATATGCTCCGTCCCGGGTCTCCTCCGTCTGCCGTATCATGTGGCTGAAAAAGCATAAGCCCGAGATATACCGGCAGGCATCGTTTTTTCTCCCGATGAATTCCCTGCTTCTCTTCCTGCTGGGGGCAAAACCGCATATCGACTATACGCTGGCATCCACCACCGAAATGTTCGATATCTGGGAGAAAAAGTGGGATCGGGAGATTTTAAAAGCGGCGAGGCTGCCGGAAACTCTCCTTCCCCCGGCGGTGGAACCGGGAACCGTGGTGGGGACAATCCAGGACGGGACAGCCGGCCGGCTTGGCCTTCCGAGGGGAGTTCTCCTGGTCGCAGGAGGCCATGACCAACAGTGCGTATCCCTGGGGGCCGGGGTAATCAGAGACGGGGATGTCCTGGACGGGATGGGGAGCGTGGAGGCCGTGGGTGCGGTAGCGGGGCGTCCGCCTGATCTGAGACTGCTGGCGAAATACAATCTTTCGGTGGAACCCCATGTGATTCCGGGGAAATATTCCATCTATGGCTGCACGATGACGGCGGGAAGGGCCGTGAAATGGTTTCGGGACTGTTTCTGCCAGGACCTGGTTCTGGCGGCCGTGCAGGAGAGAAAAGATGTCTATGACTTAATGTTTGATATGGTCCCGAGAGAACAGAATAACGTGATCTGGATTCCCTATTTTTCCGGAGCCGGGACGCCGTTTAATGACCCGGAGGCCAAAAGCATCCTATTGGGGGCGGATCTTAAGACCGGCCGCGGGGAACTCTTTGCGGCTCTGCTGGAAGGGATCGCGTTCGAGTTACAGCTCAATCTGGAATGTCTGGAGGCGGCCGGAGTTACCCTGGGGGAAATCCATGCGGTGGGAGGGCTGGCTAAAAACGAGCGATACCTCCGGATGAAAGCGGATCTCATGGGCCGCGATATCGTGACACTTAGCTCCAATGAAGTCGGGACGCTGGGAGCGGCCATTCTCGCTATGAAAGCCGCCGGTGGCTGCCGGACGATGGAAGAGGCGGCGGACGTCATGGTCAAAGTGAAAAAGAGAATCCGCAGGGAGCCGGACCATTTTTCCTATTACCAGAATAAATACGACCGGTATAAAGAAAACCATCCGTGGTATGTCCGTTCGGGAATCGGCCAGCTTCACGTTTCACATAAGAAAATTTAG
- a CDS encoding AraC family transcriptional regulator, translated as MNGWNDGITNAIAYIEENLTGDISIHEVADKAHVSSFYFQKIFHVLCGFTVGEYIRNRRLTLAAQELCSTDIKVIDAALKYGYDSPDSFARAFTKFHGISPSAAREKGSKLNSFAPLKIKLTLEGGTMLEYRIAEKAQFTVMGRLRRFNMETSYEEIPRFWKEHMESGGCKTVCGMFGICLDDEGKDFDYMIADNYIPWNEVPEGYETRVIPAFTWAVFPCRGALPNALQDVNTRIWSEWLPSCKAYKIAGNYNIEMYTPPCENPDDNYNEIWIPVEKV; from the coding sequence ATGAACGGTTGGAATGACGGCATCACTAATGCGATTGCATACATTGAAGAGAATTTGACTGGGGATATCAGTATTCATGAAGTTGCAGATAAGGCGCATGTGTCCAGTTTTTATTTTCAGAAAATCTTCCATGTATTATGCGGCTTTACGGTCGGCGAGTATATAAGGAACCGGCGGCTGACGCTTGCTGCGCAGGAGCTTTGCTCTACCGATATCAAGGTGATTGATGCCGCACTAAAATATGGCTATGATTCGCCGGACAGCTTTGCCAGGGCATTTACGAAGTTTCATGGAATCAGTCCTTCCGCAGCAAGAGAAAAAGGAAGTAAGCTGAATTCTTTTGCACCGCTGAAAATTAAACTCACATTGGAGGGCGGTACTATGTTGGAGTACAGGATTGCCGAAAAGGCACAGTTTACAGTAATGGGAAGGTTGCGCAGATTTAATATGGAGACTTCCTATGAGGAGATTCCCAGGTTTTGGAAGGAGCATATGGAAAGCGGCGGGTGCAAAACCGTATGCGGAATGTTCGGGATATGTCTTGACGATGAGGGGAAAGATTTTGATTACATGATTGCCGATAATTACATTCCATGGAATGAGGTTCCGGAGGGTTATGAAACAAGAGTCATTCCTGCATTTACATGGGCTGTCTTCCCCTGCCGCGGCGCTTTGCCGAATGCACTGCAGGATGTGAATACAAGGATATGGAGCGAATGGCTGCCGTCCTGCAAGGCGTATAAGATTGCGGGTAACTATAATATCGAGATGTATACACCGCCATGTGAAAATCCGGATGACAACTATAACGAGATATGGATTCCTGTCGAGAAGGTATAA